The following proteins come from a genomic window of Crassostrea angulata isolate pt1a10 chromosome 1, ASM2561291v2, whole genome shotgun sequence:
- the LOC128190264 gene encoding lysozyme 3: MNGLILCCIASLIVVSYGSDAPCTNAGGHCQDDHLACHNGHYQSGMCSGGTHRRCCLTSASHTGSFSSGIVSQHCLQCICNVESGCKAIGCHFDVNSDSCGYFQIKEGYWHDCGSPGTSWRSCANDLACASKCVQAYMSRYINFSGCSHSCESYARIHNGGPAGCKHTNTLGYWSHIQSQGCHHNSK; this comes from the exons ATGAACGGACTCATTCTGTGTTGTATCGCCTCTTTAATAGTGGTTTCTTATG GAAGTGATGCCCCATGTACAAACGCTGGAGGCCATTGTCAGGATGACCATTTAGCCTGCCACAATGGTCACTACCAGAGCGGTATGTGCTCTGGGGGCACCCATCGACGATGCTGCTTGACCTCAGCATCCCACACTGGCTCATTCTCAAGCG GTATTGTTTCACAACATTGTTTGCAATGTATTTGCAAT GTTGAATCAGGGTGCAAGGCTATTGGTTGTCACTTCGACGTCAACTCCGATTCCTGTGGTTATTTCCAAATTAAAGAGGGGTATTGGCATGATTGCGGATCTCCAGGAACAa gCTGGAGGTCATGTGCCAACGATTTGGCCTGTGCATCTAAATGTGTCCAAGCCTACATGTCCCGATACATTAACTTCAGTGGCTGTTCTCACTCCTGTGAAAGTTACGCTAGAATCCACAATGGCGGTCCCGCTGGTTGCAAACACACAAACACACTTGGTTACTGGTCGCATATTCAGTCACAAGGATGTCATCATAATAGTAAATAA
- the LOC128185292 gene encoding 5-hydroxytryptamine receptor 1D-like: MSSFLQSFKEDITEGLHVFTGIIMNKTSIQHTYLIWENHTYNTTTEQYLFHTHNSEVDENMAVILMPVVVYVSLLMVLGIIGNMIVCYIYFFRWKRKTVKYFIGSLAAYDLITSIICMPIEVAMLRNPITLNDPHLCRFLRFTRSMTSLGAGFMLVVIAADRYLRICQLAKSQIQVALAKKLCFSTMITAVLFSWPCLLIFGQIERSTSPIAETSCSIDMEYIDTLYPTAYYGLVSVLFLFISLCLMTFYSMIMGRLCKRPLTSRLRTILSVNEACSNNTSTSPEGLNEESSKLNTASPTNPENCKHTASSKIGLMLRRKSSLFEGRIFSVSPAKRQSTANFRMTRTTLTLLLITLIQWVSFLPYFGLLFTKSFNKDFLRNMTRDDQTLYNIGILSHFLSSGVNPYMYGFFSGDFRKECKKALIAMKKSLK, encoded by the exons ATGAGTTCTTTTCTGCAGTCATTTAAAGAGGACATCACTGAGGGACTTCACGTATTCACTg GTATCATCATGAACAAAACATCAATACAACACACATACCTAATTTGGGAAAACCATACATATAACACAACAACAGAACAGTATCTTTTCCATACCCACAACTCGGAGGTTGACGAAAACATGGCCGTAATCCTTATGCCCGTGGTAGTATATGTTTCTCTTTTGATGGTTCTTGGTATCATTGGCAATATGATTGTGTGTTACATATATTTCTTCCGATGGAAACGAAAGactgtaaaatatttcattggATCTTTGgctgcgtacgatttaattacCAGCATCATATGTATGCCAATCGAAGTAGCCATGCTTCGTAATCCAATTACTCTGAACGACCCACATCTTTGTAGATTTCTACGATTCACGCGCTCTATGACGTCACTTGGAGCAGGGTTTATGTTAGTGGTTATTGCCGCAGACCGATATCTGAGAATCTGTCAGTTGGCAAAAAGTCAAATTCAAGTCGCACTTGCTAAAAAGTTATGTTTTTCAACAATGATAACAGCTGTGCTATTTTCTTGGCCGTGTTTGTTAATATTTGGCCAGATTGAAAGAAGTACGTCTCCAATCGCAGAAACATCTTGCTCAATCGACATGGAGTATATCGATACACTTTATCCAACAGCATATTATGGGCTAGTGTCTGTgctatttttgttcatttcattgTGTCTGATGACTTTCTACTCAATGATCATGGGAAGACTGTGTAAAAGACCCCTAACATCACGATTAAGAACCATTTTGTCTGTGAATGAAGCTTGTAGTAACAATACATCAACCTCGCCAGAAGGACTGAATGAAGAATCGTCCAAACTCAACACTGCATCACCGACAAATCCAGAAAATTGCAAACACACTGCATCTTCAAAAATAGGTTTGATGCTACGTAGAAAATCATCTTTATTCGAAGGGAGAATTTTCTCAGTTTCTCCAGCAAAAAGACAGTCAACGGCGAATTTTCGAATGACAAGAACAACTTTAACTCTGCTTTTAATAACCCTCATTCAGTGGGTCAGTTTTCTGCCTTATTTTGGACTCctttttaccaaatcttttaaCAAAGACTTTCTCCGCAACATGACAAGAGATGATCAAACACTCTATAACATTGGGATTCTTTCTCACTTTCTTAGTAGTGGAGTCAATCCTTATATGTATGGCTTTTTCAGTGGAGACTTTCGTAAAGAATGTAAAAAGGCATTAATTGCAATGAAAAAATCGTTAAAGTAG